The Leptospiraceae bacterium genome includes the window ACTAATATATTTATCATTCCACCGAGCACCACTATTGCTTCTGCAGGATGAATGGATTGTATTTCTTTAGGGGGATAGTCGTCTTCGAGGGTTTCGATCAAATACTGGCTAACAGAAAAAGTGGATGCACTCCATAAAATTAAAATAGGAAAAATTGAAAGTAATTTGTTTCTAAATCCTCGAATCAGAAAAATTGATATGAATACGCTAATCAGTATAATTGCAGGTAAAGGAAAAATAAAAATAGACAATACTTTGGAAAAGAAAAAAAAATAATCGCTCATACTATTCTTATTAAAACTCTAAAGTGAATTTGCTATAATCTTTTTCAAAAGGATTCATTTACAAAAAAATAAACGCCTTTGTGTTCATCAAAAGCGTCTAATAATATTAGTCTTGCTCTACGATTTCAGCAACAGGTGCATTTTTTTTAACAGACTCTATTCCGTTAAGACACGCCTTTTTAGAAGAATAACCTTCTCCAACTGCGATGACTTCTCCATTTCCAGCTTTTAATCTAAATCTGTATTCTCCTGCTTTGTCTTTATATACTTCAAATTTTGCCGACATAATTTCTCCTTTCTAATAATAAAAAATTGATTAGAAAAAGTATCAACCAAAAAAGATAAGAGGTAATATATTATTTCAATATTTTATTTTGAAGTAGTGCTTTTTGATATAGTTTTTTCATTTCATTGTTGATCTCTATTGCTTTCAATTTTGCTGAATCCGAAAAGTTTTTTCCTGAGGAAGAAAAAATAATGGATCTGGAAGAATTGATGATGGAATTTGGTCCTGAATTTTTTACAATATCTTCCAATGACCCTCCTTGTGCTCCATAGCCCGGAATCAAAAAGTTTAGCTCCTTGTGCGTTTTTCTCAAATCACCGATTTCTTTCGGGTGAGTTCCACCAACTACAATTCCAACTTGATTGTGAAATTCTTGATTCAGTAAATCAGAAAACTTGGCAACTTCCTTATAAAAGAAAATATCATCAGAAGTTTTTAACTTTTGAAAATCGCTCGAACTTGGATTTGAGGTGAGGCACAGCAAAAATACGTGTCCCTTGGACATTTTTAAAAATGGCTCTATGCTATCTTTACCCATATATGGAGATAGTGTAACAGAGTCAACTCCAAGCTCATCAAAATAGTACTTAGAGTATTCTTTTGCAGTATTTGCCAAATCTCCTCTTTTTACATCTGCTATGATTGGAGTTTGCGGATAAGTTATTTTAATATATCGAATTAATTTTTCAAATTCAGAAAAGCCTCTACTTCCTCTTCTTTCAAAAAAAGCAATATTAGGTTTAAAGCATACGGCTTCTTCACAAGTAGCATCTACAATTCCTTTGCAAAAATCCAATAATGGGGTTGGAGAATTTTTTATACTTTCGGGGAGCTTTTCTTCTTCAGGGTCAAGCCCTATACATAAAAAACTATTTAGTTTTTCTTTTTGAAGATTTATCTTTTCGTAAAAGCTCATATTTTTTTCTCTATATGTGAAGCGTCTTCGTGTATCAGTCTTGCACCCGCACCAAAAGTAATATAGCTCCAAAGCCAAGTAATTAAAATAGATACCTTATTTTTAAATCCTACTTGATAAAACAAATGCAACAGTAACCAAGAAAGCCAACCTACAAATCCTGAAAATTTAAAGATTCCTAAATTGGCTACAGCATCTTTTCTTCCAATAGTTGCCATATTGCCCTTGTCGATATAATGAAATTCTTGCAATTGCTTTCCTTTGGTTAGTCGAATAATTTGCTCTGCAACATACCTCCCCTGTTGCATCGCTACAGGGGATACGCCCGGAAGAGATTTACCGTTCTCTTCAAAATAAGCAAGGTCTCCAATGATAAAAATATTTTCCATTTCTGGTATTTGACAAAATTTATTTACATAAACTCTACCGGACTTATCCAAAGTAGAATTTAATTTTTCACCGATTGAGTTGCCTTTCACTCCGGCAGCCCAAATAATATTATGAGAAAAAATCTTCCTATCTTGAAGGTGTACTCCTTTTTCATCGATGTTCAATACTTTTTCATTCAGTAAAACTTTGACTCCTCGTTTTTCTAACTGCTTTTTGGTAATCTCGGAAAGTTTTTCGGGGAACGAAGACAGAAGTCTTTTGCCGGCTTCGATTAAAAATATTTCGCTCATGGCAGGATCAATTTTACGGAAGTCTTTTCGAATAATTTTGTGTGACAACTCAGCAATCGAGCCTGCAAGCTCTACACCTGTTGGTCCTCCACCAATAATTATATACGTCAAAAGCTCAGAGACCTCTTCTTTTGTCTGGGCAAGCTCTGCTTGTTCAAAAGACAAGAGAATTTGTTTTCTTATCTTTAGTGCGTCTACCAATGTTTTTAGGCTTGGCGCATAACGCTCCCAAGAATCATTTCCGAAATAACTCGTCTCTGCCCCACAAGCAAGAATTAAATAATCATAAGAAAGAATTCTTTGGCCAATATACAAAATACTTTTTTCTTTGTCTATGTTGGCTACCTCTGCAAACATTACTGATACATTTTTCCATTTTGTAGTCAAAGATCGAGTAGGGATAGCAATATCTGCCGGACTTAATACTGCAGTTGCGATTTGATAAAGCAAGGGTTGAAATAAGTGATGATTTATTTTATCAATAACTGTAATTTTTATTTTTGAGTGCTTCGCTATTTTTTTTATAAATTGCAGACCGCCAAGACCGGCTCCTACAATCACGACATGAGGTTCTTTAGAGATAGCCATAATTTTTTATACACCTTTTTTCTGAAAAGAATGCACTATTTTACCAATAAAAATTTTTATGAATACTGTAGAGAAAAAAAACTTCATCATACTTGTTAAATGCCACATAAAAAATCGGATATGTCTGTGACTTGTTCTTCTTGCATTGTGGACTACTACTGAATCAGGACAAAGAGCTATTTCCAAGCGAGCCAATCTAACCCTTGCACATAAGTCAACGTCTTCATAATATAAATAAAAATTTTTATTGAAACCTCTAATTTTTTCAAATATACTTTTTGGCATCAAAAGAAACATTCCTGCAACCCAATCCGGGTAGATAATCTCTTTGCCAATCATATAATCACTGCCCCTGCATTTACCGAATAATTTACAAATAATTCTTAATGGGGTAGGGAAGAATCGTGCGTTATCTTCTATCTCTCCATTTTCATTGAGTACTTTGGGGCTAACAATTCCAATAAAAGAATTTTTTTGTAGGCAATGGATTAATTTTGAAAAAGGATCAGACTGAAAGCGAATATCCGGATTTAAAATACAAAAATATTTTCCCTTGATTTGTTGAAACGCTCTATTGTGATTTTCTGCAAATCCTTTTGGAGACGAGTTTTGAATCATAGAAATAGGAAATATAAAATCCTTCAAAGAGAAGGGAAGAGCTTCTTTGGTATTTAAGGTGAGAATCACTTCTAAAGAATGTTTTTTACAGTGTTGGTTTAAATCTTTCAAAAGATTTAAAATTAAACTTAGATGAAAATGACTCACTATCGAAATAGAAATTTCTATTGAGTCATTTGTTTGAATATTCGCCATTTAATAAAAGGCTTGGAAGTGCACTGTTACGGCCTAAGTAAGAAACTTACAATAGACCGTAACAAAAAAATTTTACTTTTTAGAATTGGCACGAATAATTGAAATCATAGTTCTAGTCCCTCTTCCTGTCATCTCAAAATCTTTTCCAGTTTCTGATAGTAGCAAATCAGAATCGTTTTGCTTAATACTTTTTAAGAAGGCATCCATCGAAAACTTTGAGTCATTTTCCAGAACATAACTTGGGTCTTCAGTCATTTTAGGACCAAATGCTTTTACAATCGCTTTATCCAAAGTTTGAGAATGCTCTGCCGCAAAAGTGCTTTGATGATTCATTAACTCTTCAGGGGTATTGACACCAGAGTAGATGGAATCACCCTTTGAAGCAAATTTGACTAAATTTTGATAGAGAGGATTTGTGTCAGTGTAAGACTTTTCTAAAGCAACAGAAACAAAATCTTCATAAGCAAAATGTCTATTTCCAAGAAGAGTCTCTGCCTCACTTTGAATTTTTGCTCTATTGGGAGACAGGATAAATTTAATATAGAACCACCAGTTTGCACTTGGAGAAGCCTTTGAGTGATAAGGCTGACCTAAGTCTTGAATGTAATGAGAAGCCCAAGCAGAGAATCTATACGCCCAGTATTCGTGGCCGGTTTGAAGTGCAAGCGATGCAAGTCTGGAAAATAATTCGATTCGATCCAACATCATCCCACCAGAAACAATATTTGGAGCAAATTTTTTGATTAATAAATTCTCGTGTAAAAACTGCATGTGAAATGGTGCCTTAGAACTTTCTCCTTCGTTTTTGCCGTAAGGTTGAGTCCCGTATCCGTATTCAGGAAAATCCCACAATTTGTGATCCATATTCCAATCAGGCTCATCAATAAAAGTAGTGAGAATGGATCGAATACTAACGTCTTGTCCTGTTACATCTTCAAACACCATATAAAAGTTTCCTTTATAGGTTTTAAAGTAAGGAGAAACTAAATCTTTATCTACAGTTTTTAGAGTAGGTTTAGATCCCGGTAGAATCCGATTTACAAGCATGTATTTGGTAGAAGGATTTAATCTTGCGGCTTTTAAAAATGCTAAAGTATTCGGATTTTTTACTTGGAATTCTGCTTTTTTGAAACGGGTTGAGCCTCTTTTCCCAAGCCAAATATAATAATCATCAAATAAAACTTTGAGTTTGTCTTTTTCAGATGCAAGAAATTTGTCTAAGGTTTCAACTTTTACCTTTTTATCCGTGAATGCCATAGAAGGATGCTCTAAAGATCTATCCATGACTAAATAGTGAGATCCCCACGAAAATAGGGAGTTTGTGCAAACCAGAAAAGCGAAAATGAGTAGAATTACTCTGCGCAATAAATTTAGTTTCATTATTCTTACCTTGTTTTTGAATTGAATAGACATAGTGTAAGTTTTGCCTTTTCAAAATCAAGAAGAAAGTTTCAAGAAACTTGCAAAATCTAAAATTCTGTCTTGAACTGAAAATTCGCAAAATAGACCTCTCCTTTGCCGTCTTTTTTTCTTGAGCCACTAATATTAAATACTAAAAATGAGCCTGAGGTTTTTAGCTTAAATATAGCTTTTCTATCTGTTAGAATTGTATTTACATTTTCTCCATCGCTCCACTGCTCAAATAAAGATTTGAATTTATTCTCTTCACTTTGCACTACGGAAGAAATTTCAAATTTCCAATTAGGAATTGGTTTTAATGTGAGCTTAAATTCGAGTAGCTTGTCTCTATTTTTTCTTTCTTCAACGCCAAGTAAAAATTCTGTAGATTTTAAACGATACTCATACCCAAAACCTCCGGCTAAGGTATCGCTTGTTTGTTTTTCTTCTTCTAAATCTTTTTTCTCGTACCATCTTCCTTTCACACAAAAGGCACCTAAATTTCCGGAAATTAAAGCTGTATTGAATCCGTAAACACTTTCAATAGATCCGGGCTTTCTTTCTTGAAATGCTTCGATTCTATCGTAATGGTATCTGGAAATTTTTACAAAGACTGCGTTTGTATTTTTATCAATTTGCGATTTGTCGCTATTCATGGCAAATAAGTTTCCTTTGTCTTCTCTGTAAATAGATACTTCTGTTTCTATTCCTTGTCGCGGTACGATTAATTTTGGGTTTATATATCCATAATAATTTTTTTTATCTCCAAGAATCTGTGAGCTGATTGTAAATTCCGGCTCTCCTTTTTTATCGTCAAATTTCAGATTACGAAAATCTAAATATAAAGTTCCGTATTTTGTTTCAGGGGAATAGGTGACTGCAAATTGATCTTTGGGAGATTTTAAATAATAAGAAAGATTATTCTCTGAAATATTTTTTCCCATGAATACTCCAAACCCCCATCCACTAAAAAATCCCCCTGCCCAAACAGATCTTTCGAGAGGTTGAGGAATAATACCTGTTTCAGGATTTTGAAAAGCAGAATAAAATTTTTTATCTCTCAATAAATAAAATCCGGGAATTGCCTTGTATCTGTGTCCCGCAGAAAGAAAAAAATATTTGTTTTGGATTTGCCCGGAGCCGTAGAATATTTCGTTTCTTTTTTCTAAGAATGCTTTAAAATAGGAGTAGTCGATAGCTCCGAATACACTTGTTTTAGATTGGCTATTCTCTTGAATAAACCTACTTTGCAGAATTTCAGCAGTTCCGCCTAACGTGTATTTTATATTTTCATTGGAAAGAATTTCTGTTGAGAGGATAATAATAAATAGAAAAACTTTGCTATTCATTTTTTGTCTCGGATTGACTTTTTTTGTATTGGAGATAATTTAATTTTTTAACTATTGCCTGCGGTAGAGTTTTTAGTATATTTGAGTAAGAGTCTTTGGATTTGCTTGCAGTTCTGATTTTCAAAGCGATCGCAAGTGGAATTTTTTCTTTTAAAAGCTCATCCAATGTTAACGGATAAACGATTTTTTCATTTTTGATTTTAACATTTTTTTTCTTTTTATTGAAATGAATTTCTTCTTCAAAGATTGGATTTTTTTCTTTACCCAGTAAACCCGAATTGCTTTGTTCTGAAAAATTGTACGCTAAAAATGCAGTGCTTTCGGATTTTTCTTTTGATTCAGGAAAACTTTGATAAAATCCAAGTTCACTGTTTCCGATTTTAAATCCAATAAGAATAGAAAATAAAAACTCAGGAGGATCGTGAGGGTAAAATTTTTTCCCTGCCTGGAATGTTAAATAAAATTGCTCTCCACTTTTTACCCCAAAAGAATATTCTTTCTCAAATTTTTGAATATCGGAGTATAGGAAAAATATTTTTTTATTTTCAAATAAATGAACTTCGGTAAAAAAAAACTTCTTTTCAGATTTTTCTTTCTCATAACCTACTCCAACTTTAATGTTATAAAATGTAAGATAAGGGAATAGAGCGTAATTAGTTTTTTTTAGTTTAACTTCCGGTGAATCTTCTATGTATGGATTTTTTTTAATTGTTTCATAATTGGAAAAAGAGGAGAGTACCCCACCGCGAATTTTTTCAGAAAAATTTTTATTCAGATTTAGGAAAACACCCGGATTTGTGGAATTTATCCTATCATAAGTCTTTTTATTTGTAAAAATTCCTAAAAAATTTTGATCTTCGTGAATACTGAAAAAAACTACAGTTGGTTGAACCGCGCATAGGCTCGCCCCGCATAAAAAAAATACAAATGCAAATACAAATCGTCTCATCAATAGATGAGGTAAAAAAAATCGAGCTTATTAGAAAAAAATGGAAAAAACTAAGTGCACTTAAAGTGTAAAAATACAAAAAAATAGGAAAAAAATTAAAAAAAATTTATATTTTTCCCTAATTTTGTCTGATCCACATAGTATTATTTTTTTCATAGATGAAAAAATTTACTTGCAGTAACTAAACATAGTTTTAGTATGGTAACAAAAGTATAGTTATTTGCTTTTTGATATTTTTTCAAAAATTGAAAATTTTTTATAAAATTTACGATTTTTGTCAAATTTTTATCGAAAATTCATAGATTATGTCGTCTAAATATAAGAAATGGAGGGGTGCCATGGTGATAAGATCGTTGGAACAACCCGTTTACTACAGAAACAGAAGAGGGGGCTTACCCGGAGCA containing:
- a CDS encoding glycosyltransferase, encoding MANIQTNDSIEISISIVSHFHLSLILNLLKDLNQHCKKHSLEVILTLNTKEALPFSLKDFIFPISMIQNSSPKGFAENHNRAFQQIKGKYFCILNPDIRFQSDPFSKLIHCLQKNSFIGIVSPKVLNENGEIEDNARFFPTPLRIICKLFGKCRGSDYMIGKEIIYPDWVAGMFLLMPKSIFEKIRGFNKNFYLYYEDVDLCARVRLARLEIALCPDSVVVHNARRTSHRHIRFFMWHLTSMMKFFFSTVFIKIFIGKIVHSFQKKGV
- a CDS encoding NAD(P)/FAD-dependent oxidoreductase; translation: MAISKEPHVVIVGAGLGGLQFIKKIAKHSKIKITVIDKINHHLFQPLLYQIATAVLSPADIAIPTRSLTTKWKNVSVMFAEVANIDKEKSILYIGQRILSYDYLILACGAETSYFGNDSWERYAPSLKTLVDALKIRKQILLSFEQAELAQTKEEVSELLTYIIIGGGPTGVELAGSIAELSHKIIRKDFRKIDPAMSEIFLIEAGKRLLSSFPEKLSEITKKQLEKRGVKVLLNEKVLNIDEKGVHLQDRKIFSHNIIWAAGVKGNSIGEKLNSTLDKSGRVYVNKFCQIPEMENIFIIGDLAYFEENGKSLPGVSPVAMQQGRYVAEQIIRLTKGKQLQEFHYIDKGNMATIGRKDAVANLGIFKFSGFVGWLSWLLLHLFYQVGFKNKVSILITWLWSYITFGAGARLIHEDASHIEKKI
- a CDS encoding YegP family protein; this translates as MSAKFEVYKDKAGEYRFRLKAGNGEVIAVGEGYSSKKACLNGIESVKKNAPVAEIVEQD
- the pyrF gene encoding orotidine-5'-phosphate decarboxylase; protein product: MSFYEKINLQKEKLNSFLCIGLDPEEEKLPESIKNSPTPLLDFCKGIVDATCEEAVCFKPNIAFFERRGSRGFSEFEKLIRYIKITYPQTPIIADVKRGDLANTAKEYSKYYFDELGVDSVTLSPYMGKDSIEPFLKMSKGHVFLLCLTSNPSSSDFQKLKTSDDIFFYKEVAKFSDLLNQEFHNQVGIVVGGTHPKEIGDLRKTHKELNFLIPGYGAQGGSLEDIVKNSGPNSIINSSRSIIFSSSGKNFSDSAKLKAIEINNEMKKLYQKALLQNKILK